A portion of the Xylanivirga thermophila genome contains these proteins:
- a CDS encoding TnsD family Tn7-like transposition protein produces the protein MHFFPNPYNDEILYSVLARYSVRCGIISHKTIIEGIFGKASARAVMELPFNINGLISNLPVNSPYTGDVFIYNHTLYTFFTAFLPPERAEGIKCLMLEESGGSKAYGKAGILGSRLPLNEYMKFCPKCFEEDTAQYGEGYWHRIHQVPFIMVCPLHETLLYDSTVLVRGHNPQAYIPANGDNCRVNELPYYKPDTIKKFINISKDVQNLLESSFPNKPFTWFAKQYVERFKELEYANINGRVYWDDLVQDFKDFYGEEFLNAMQSNIEDKGQGQWIREVTHSDAKAMHPIRHLLLARFLGLSLDTLFNKEICYKPFGDGPWLCLNPAADHFLEPVIKDVEIKYRRRNKNTNGFFRCGCGFEYMRSVARKQGERVIRGESTGIRGKEDRVIRDKGMGIRSKETGVRDGEVEIEDREAGCEEQGRFVRVVKYGHVWEEKVLELIDEGVSDEEIAVRLNADVRKIRGFNRGKGDRDNMGEDERSKGEGVKGTRIIETLDNSIDFIVKRQKYREEWLRVVGENPDKGRVELRRLGKYTCTWLCRNDREWWEKNTPAKKYVQADNTVDWEIRDKEILQHVKQTVQEILDSEEKPQRISLRLVKTKSGLKSFDLQLDKLPLTKAFIDSAIETPMDLHKRSIRWAINKLNEEGKALTITNITAMTGVGNKYRKQVVEEIKRVLEGLGKR, from the coding sequence ATGCATTTTTTCCCGAACCCGTACAACGATGAGATTTTATATAGCGTGTTAGCACGGTATAGCGTACGATGTGGCATTATAAGTCATAAAACTATAATAGAAGGCATATTTGGTAAAGCCAGTGCGAGGGCAGTCATGGAACTGCCTTTTAATATAAATGGGCTTATATCAAACCTACCAGTGAACAGTCCCTATACAGGAGATGTTTTTATTTATAACCATACACTATATACGTTTTTTACAGCATTTCTTCCGCCTGAACGTGCAGAAGGGATAAAGTGCTTGATGCTTGAAGAAAGTGGGGGCAGCAAGGCTTATGGGAAAGCAGGTATTTTAGGCAGCCGTCTTCCGCTAAATGAATATATGAAATTTTGCCCCAAATGTTTTGAGGAAGATACTGCACAATATGGCGAAGGTTACTGGCACAGGATACATCAAGTCCCATTTATAATGGTTTGCCCTTTGCATGAAACTTTGCTTTATGATAGTACCGTTTTAGTAAGAGGGCATAATCCTCAAGCCTATATACCTGCAAACGGTGATAACTGTAGGGTTAATGAACTGCCTTACTATAAACCTGATACAATAAAGAAGTTTATCAATATTTCTAAAGATGTACAAAATTTATTAGAGAGTAGTTTTCCCAACAAACCTTTTACTTGGTTTGCAAAGCAGTATGTTGAGAGATTTAAGGAATTGGAATATGCCAATATAAATGGCAGGGTGTATTGGGATGACCTGGTGCAAGATTTTAAAGATTTTTATGGCGAAGAATTTCTTAATGCTATGCAGTCTAATATAGAAGATAAGGGACAAGGGCAATGGATAAGGGAAGTTACGCATTCAGATGCAAAGGCTATGCATCCTATTAGACATTTACTGCTTGCCAGGTTTTTAGGGTTATCGTTGGATACACTTTTTAATAAAGAGATTTGCTATAAACCCTTTGGAGATGGACCTTGGCTTTGCTTAAATCCTGCTGCAGACCATTTTCTTGAGCCTGTAATTAAAGATGTAGAGATAAAGTACAGGCGTAGGAATAAGAATACTAATGGGTTTTTCAGATGTGGCTGTGGGTTTGAATACATGAGGTCAGTGGCAAGGAAGCAAGGTGAAAGGGTTATAAGGGGTGAAAGTACAGGAATTAGGGGTAAGGAAGATAGGGTAATTAGGGATAAGGGGATGGGTATTAGGAGTAAGGAAACGGGAGTTAGAGATGGGGAAGTAGAAATTGAGGATAGGGAGGCGGGATGTGAGGAGCAAGGTAGATTTGTAAGGGTTGTGAAATATGGTCATGTGTGGGAAGAGAAGGTACTGGAATTGATAGATGAGGGAGTTAGTGATGAGGAGATTGCAGTAAGGCTTAATGCAGATGTGAGGAAGATTAGGGGATTTAATAGGGGTAAGGGAGACAGGGATAATATGGGCGAGGATGAAAGGAGTAAGGGAGAAGGGGTTAAGGGTACTAGGATTATTGAGACTTTGGACAATAGTATTGATTTTATAGTAAAAAGGCAGAAGTATAGGGAAGAGTGGCTTCGGGTAGTCGGAGAAAACCCAGATAAGGGCAGAGTAGAGTTGCGGAGGCTAGGTAAATATACCTGTACCTGGTTATGCAGGAATGACAGGGAGTGGTGGGAGAAAAATACTCCTGCAAAGAAGTATGTACAGGCCGATAATACTGTTGATTGGGAAATTAGGGACAAGGAAATTTTACAGCATGTTAAGCAAACCGTTCAGGAGATTTTAGATAGTGAGGAAAAGCCCCAGAGAATCAGCCTACGACTGGTTAAAACAAAGTCAGGGCTTAAAAGTTTTGACCTTCAATTGGATAAATTGCCACTAACTAAAGCATTCATTGATTCCGCAATAGAGACCCCTATGGATTTACATAAAAGGAGTATAAGATGGGCAATTAATAAACTCAATGAAGAAGGTAAGGCATTGACTATTACTAATATTACTGCAATGACAGGAGTAGGGAACAAGTATAGGAAACAGGTTGTGGAGGAGATTAAGAGGGTGTTAGAGGGGCTAGGGAAAAGGTGA
- the argF gene encoding ornithine carbamoyltransferase: MLNLYEYQSKKSFSQKHLLTLQDYDIDEIYQILSLALRLKEKQKEHIPHRLLEGKTLAMIFTKSSTRTRVSFEVGIHQLGGHGLFLSDRDIQLKRGETIADTAKVLSRYVDGIMIRTFAQKDVEDLAKYGTIPIINGLTDTYHPCQILADLLTIYEHKGDFSKLKLAFIGDGNNVAHSLLIASSKIGMDISIACPKGYEPSKSIIDMAIKNAHESGCKVEVRNDIEKAAANADIIYTDVWASMGQENETKERLEAFSAYQINDCLTHLAKEDYIFMHCLPAHRGEEVTKSVIDGIHSVIFDQSENRLHTQKAVMTLLMGNNSLIVL; the protein is encoded by the coding sequence ATGCTTAACCTTTATGAATATCAATCTAAAAAAAGCTTTTCGCAAAAACATCTCCTGACCTTGCAGGATTATGATATAGATGAAATATATCAAATACTAAGCCTTGCCTTAAGGCTAAAAGAAAAACAAAAAGAGCATATTCCCCATAGACTTTTAGAGGGAAAAACTTTGGCTATGATATTTACTAAAAGTTCCACCCGTACTCGTGTATCATTTGAGGTAGGAATACATCAATTAGGAGGGCATGGACTTTTTCTAAGTGATCGGGATATACAGCTGAAACGTGGTGAAACTATTGCCGATACTGCAAAAGTCCTATCCCGCTATGTAGATGGCATTATGATAAGAACATTTGCACAAAAGGATGTGGAAGATCTCGCAAAATACGGCACTATTCCAATTATAAATGGCCTTACAGATACATATCATCCATGCCAAATACTAGCAGATCTTTTGACTATATATGAACACAAAGGTGATTTTTCAAAATTAAAGTTAGCATTCATAGGTGACGGCAATAACGTGGCCCATTCGCTCCTCATTGCATCCTCTAAGATAGGCATGGACATCTCAATAGCCTGTCCAAAAGGATATGAACCTAGCAAGTCAATAATAGATATGGCAATAAAAAATGCCCATGAGAGTGGATGCAAAGTAGAAGTAAGAAACGATATAGAAAAAGCCGCTGCAAATGCAGACATAATCTATACAGATGTATGGGCAAGTATGGGCCAGGAAAACGAAACAAAAGAGCGTCTTGAAGCATTCTCAGCCTATCAGATAAATGATTGTCTCACGCATTTAGCTAAAGAAGACTATATTTTCATGCATTGCCTACCTGCTCATCGTGGAGAAGAAGTGACTAAATCAGTAATAGATGGAATACATTCAGTAATATTTGACCAATCGGAAAATCGACTGCATACTCAAAAAGCAGTAATGACGTTACTTATGGGAAATAATAGCCTTATAGTTTTATAA
- a CDS encoding GNAT family N-acetyltransferase — MELFIRKANLDEANIIYEITQEAFKKYAHELGMPNKVFALSETPHIIQKDILEKNVFIAYLNGQAVGSIRFEMLPNHIAYITRFGVRPIVHNHGIGGGLIDIVEEESKKQGAQILALHTASKMPSLIRFYYGMNFYIHSTNTDRGYIRALLCKELNGYCLENIDVVNTK, encoded by the coding sequence ATGGAGCTTTTTATAAGGAAGGCCAATTTAGATGAAGCTAATATCATATATGAAATAACACAGGAAGCTTTTAAAAAATATGCCCATGAGCTAGGTATGCCTAATAAAGTTTTTGCCCTTTCGGAAACACCTCATATTATACAAAAAGATATATTGGAAAAAAACGTATTTATAGCATATCTTAATGGGCAGGCTGTAGGTAGCATACGATTTGAAATGTTACCAAATCATATAGCATATATAACCCGATTTGGAGTACGTCCCATTGTTCACAACCATGGGATTGGAGGAGGACTCATAGATATTGTGGAGGAAGAATCAAAAAAACAAGGGGCTCAGATTCTTGCTTTACACACCGCTTCAAAAATGCCTTCTCTCATCCGATTCTACTATGGAATGAATTTTTATATTCATTCCACCAATACAGATCGTGGATATATAAGAGCTCTCCTGTGCAAAGAATTAAATGGTTATTGTCTTGAAAATATTGATGTTGTAAACACCAAATAA
- a CDS encoding FtsW/RodA/SpoVE family cell cycle protein, with protein MQPFDEIKQYSKAVCEQIRWKKAHNIISEEIENHLCDQRDAYISQGEDEKLATQKAILQMGDAASIGMELDKTHKPKPQWTMIILTAVLMLIGMLSNYFIASSEYSLDRFSLAPYIIALTVFLVCYFLDFSILGKCAKYFYFIALVVSVTGLLFGNQINGRILFLSGRLSISLSYLSLIFPLAYSLLIYALRHKGYKGIILCGIGYVPFAIILLLVPSVTGFALFTISALVILCTSVVKGWFGIDKKRGLLLVLIPALIALIAAIIYIIQNSYFLNRLSTAVNPYSDRNGSGYIHCLVRDLLTNSQFAGKGTVPSQFGNNVPIIPALDTDYILTALTHNFGWVAFFGISVVIIVFSILGLYYVTKQKSVLGTIVSLSIMLTFVLQTIIYIVNNLGFGILSALSLPLVSYGNVALIINSALIGFMLSVFRTGDILKDSIKSPVKINSIFSYEDGKLIINFKG; from the coding sequence ATGCAACCGTTTGATGAAATAAAACAATATAGCAAGGCTGTATGTGAACAAATACGTTGGAAAAAGGCTCATAATATTATTTCGGAAGAAATCGAAAATCATCTTTGCGACCAAAGGGATGCCTATATTTCTCAGGGCGAGGATGAAAAATTAGCAACACAAAAAGCAATATTACAGATGGGTGATGCAGCGTCAATCGGTATGGAGTTGGATAAAACTCATAAGCCAAAACCCCAGTGGACAATGATTATCCTGACTGCTGTGTTAATGTTAATAGGCATGCTTTCAAATTATTTTATTGCTTCTTCTGAATATTCCTTGGATAGATTCAGCCTTGCTCCCTATATTATTGCTTTGACTGTGTTTTTAGTATGCTATTTTCTTGACTTTTCCATTTTGGGGAAATGCGCAAAATATTTCTATTTTATTGCCTTAGTAGTTTCGGTTACAGGGCTTTTGTTTGGCAACCAAATAAACGGCAGAATTTTGTTTTTGTCAGGCAGATTATCTATAAGTTTATCCTATCTTTCCTTAATATTTCCCCTTGCGTATTCATTACTTATTTATGCTTTACGGCATAAGGGATATAAAGGTATTATATTATGCGGTATAGGTTATGTTCCATTTGCAATTATATTATTGCTTGTACCTTCAGTTACTGGTTTTGCTTTATTTACAATATCGGCACTTGTTATCCTTTGTACTTCTGTTGTAAAAGGATGGTTTGGAATAGATAAAAAGCGTGGTTTGTTATTAGTGCTGATACCTGCACTTATTGCGCTTATTGCTGCCATTATCTATATCATACAAAACTCCTATTTTTTAAACAGACTTAGTACTGCAGTCAACCCATATTCCGACCGCAATGGTTCTGGTTACATTCATTGTCTTGTACGGGATTTATTAACAAACTCTCAATTTGCTGGCAAGGGAACTGTACCTTCTCAATTTGGCAATAATGTTCCCATAATACCTGCTTTAGATACAGATTATATTCTTACTGCATTGACGCACAATTTTGGCTGGGTTGCATTTTTTGGAATATCAGTAGTTATTATAGTATTTTCTATTTTAGGATTATATTATGTTACTAAGCAAAAAAGTGTTTTGGGAACTATAGTATCGTTATCGATAATGCTTACCTTTGTTTTGCAAACAATAATTTACATTGTGAATAACCTTGGGTTTGGAATATTGTCAGCATTGTCATTACCACTGGTCTCTTATGGGAACGTAGCACTAATAATAAATTCTGCTTTAATAGGATTTATGCTTTCAGTTTTCAGAACAGGGGATATTTTAAAAGATAGTATAAAGTCTCCCGTAAAAATCAATTCAATATTTTCATACGAAGATGGAAAATTGATAATCAATTTTAAAGGATAA
- a CDS encoding CPBP family intramembrane glutamic endopeptidase, with protein sequence MQKSKPVLLSIIWTIVILIFPVISGVIATVFKMNQIVIFLIQGCFMLLSISIPVIYVCKKKIDVKEIGVRKAKSGSIRKTLLFIPLLLAELPLILVGVDFKGFTYVSTLAFFTLMVGISEELYFRGIILKLLKDNFSVKQTIIISALIFGIGHSASILAGESIVEVLLQIINAIMFGILAAEIVILTKSLFPVIIWHFLFNFVNYISLAISTSEYIANGIQEIIMIIYSVYLWNIVSQENAQIDKRCQH encoded by the coding sequence ATGCAAAAAAGTAAACCTGTTTTATTATCAATTATATGGACAATAGTAATCTTGATTTTTCCAGTGATATCAGGTGTAATTGCCACTGTATTTAAAATGAACCAGATTGTGATATTTCTTATACAGGGATGTTTTATGTTACTTTCCATAAGTATCCCAGTCATATATGTATGCAAAAAGAAAATTGATGTCAAAGAAATTGGAGTGAGAAAAGCCAAATCAGGAAGTATCAGGAAAACGCTGTTATTTATACCCTTACTACTTGCTGAATTACCTCTTATACTAGTTGGTGTTGATTTTAAAGGTTTTACATATGTTAGCACACTTGCTTTTTTTACCTTAATGGTTGGAATCTCAGAAGAACTCTATTTTAGAGGTATCATTTTAAAGTTACTAAAAGATAACTTCTCTGTTAAGCAAACGATTATAATTTCTGCTTTGATATTTGGAATTGGACATAGCGCCAGTATTCTTGCCGGAGAAAGCATTGTGGAGGTATTACTACAAATTATTAATGCTATTATGTTCGGAATCCTTGCTGCTGAAATTGTCATACTTACAAAGAGTTTATTCCCCGTGATAATATGGCACTTTTTATTTAATTTTGTGAATTACATATCGTTAGCAATTAGTACAAGTGAATATATAGCGAACGGAATTCAAGAAATAATTATGATTATTTATTCGGTATACTTATGGAATATAGTATCTCAAGAAAATGCGCAAATAGATAAGAGATGTCAGCATTAG
- the carB gene encoding carbamoyl-phosphate synthase large subunit: protein MPINPKIKKVMVIGSGPIIIGQAAEFDYAGTQACKALREEGLSVVLINSNPATIMTDMDMADTVYIEPITLNSISKILYKEHPDGILATFGGQTGLNMAVELSQSGILDELDIELLGTSLWSIKKAEDRKFFKDAMQSISETVPMSTIVNTVDEGIQFAKKLGLPLIVRPAYTLGGTGGGMVHTMNDLIDTLSKGLKSSIIHQVLLEESIAGWKEIEFEVIRDNVGKCLVVCDMENIDPVGIHTGDSIVVAPSQTLTSKQYYMLKKASINIATSLDIKGACNVQFALNPDTSKYAVIEVNPRVSRSSALASKATGYPIARVASKIAIGLNLDEICYPLPQIDYIITKVPRWPFDKFIKANKALGTQMKSTGEVMAIGGSMEESLLKAIDSLDTKLNYHIGMKEVKSWDDTKIIDSLKTPNDERIFAISGALKRGVSIEYIHSLTKIDTFFIQALKNIVDLTINLSKYTIDTIPDYMLKKGKTYGLADSYIAHILGTNEKDVYHFREYYDIFPSYKAINGTPCYYSTYNNTNNSYTTTKGVDKILVIGSGPIRIGQGIEFDYCSVHCVKALKRQGIKAIMVNNNPETVSTDFDTSDTLFFEPLTPECIIDIINKEQLKGVIVQFGGQTSINLARYLSNAGIDILGTNVDNMDKSENRDRFLNLMKDLNIPTPAGGTAYLPEHAIEIAEEIGYPVIIRPSYVLGGRAMEIVYDKKELSSYLKEAVSLSNDHPILIDKYILGMEAEIDGICDGTNVLIAGIIEHIERSGIHSGDSFGIYPPQHMSEKAQNQIIEYTIAIGRELNIKGLFNIQFVIDKNDNVMVIEVNPRASRTVPILSKSTGLPIVSIATDIILGKTLKELGYETGLTPYPKLVTVKAPVFSFSKLSSVDTYLGPEMKSTGEVMGCDKTYGKALYKAILASGMDMPKKGTVLLSIADKDKIDVLQTATMLKSMGFNIVSTPKTYDFLLNSDINTSLITKANVPAAIQNGEIHMVINTPTRGKNPQKFGFTIRREAIEYNIPSITCLDTANALLKALIEKDTSDYNVIPLNQYNKE from the coding sequence ATGCCAATAAATCCTAAAATAAAAAAAGTAATGGTGATAGGTTCTGGTCCAATAATAATAGGGCAAGCAGCAGAATTTGATTATGCAGGCACACAGGCTTGTAAGGCGCTTAGAGAAGAAGGCTTAAGCGTAGTACTTATAAACAGTAACCCAGCAACAATAATGACCGATATGGATATGGCCGATACTGTCTATATAGAACCAATTACCCTTAACTCTATATCTAAAATATTATATAAGGAACATCCGGATGGCATACTTGCAACATTTGGGGGGCAAACGGGGCTTAATATGGCGGTAGAGCTCTCCCAATCTGGGATATTGGATGAACTTGATATAGAGCTTTTAGGCACTTCCCTTTGGAGTATAAAAAAGGCAGAGGACAGAAAATTTTTTAAGGATGCCATGCAATCCATAAGTGAAACAGTACCTATGAGCACAATAGTAAACACAGTTGATGAAGGTATACAATTTGCAAAAAAATTGGGTTTGCCATTGATCGTAAGACCTGCGTATACATTAGGTGGTACTGGAGGGGGCATGGTACATACAATGAATGATCTAATAGATACCCTTTCCAAAGGTCTAAAATCAAGTATAATACATCAGGTACTCCTGGAAGAAAGTATAGCTGGATGGAAGGAAATAGAGTTTGAGGTTATAAGGGACAATGTGGGTAAATGCTTGGTGGTATGTGATATGGAAAACATCGATCCAGTAGGCATACATACAGGAGACAGCATAGTAGTAGCACCAAGCCAGACCCTAACATCAAAGCAATATTATATGCTCAAAAAAGCATCCATTAACATAGCAACCTCACTCGATATTAAAGGGGCATGTAACGTACAATTTGCCCTGAATCCAGACACATCAAAGTATGCTGTAATAGAAGTAAATCCAAGGGTTAGTCGCTCAAGTGCACTGGCGTCAAAGGCAACTGGATATCCAATCGCTCGGGTAGCCTCTAAGATAGCAATAGGTCTGAATTTAGATGAAATATGTTATCCTTTACCCCAAATCGACTATATAATTACAAAAGTGCCGAGATGGCCATTTGATAAATTCATAAAGGCTAATAAAGCCCTAGGTACCCAGATGAAATCGACTGGAGAAGTCATGGCTATAGGGGGAAGCATGGAAGAATCCCTATTGAAGGCAATAGACTCTCTAGATACCAAATTGAATTATCATATTGGCATGAAAGAAGTAAAGTCGTGGGATGATACAAAGATAATTGATTCTCTAAAAACACCAAATGATGAAAGAATATTTGCCATATCGGGAGCACTTAAAAGGGGTGTTTCTATAGAATATATACACTCTCTTACCAAGATTGATACTTTCTTTATACAAGCATTAAAAAATATAGTGGATCTAACCATCAACTTAAGTAAATATACTATAGACACTATACCTGATTATATGCTTAAAAAAGGCAAGACCTACGGACTGGCAGACAGTTATATAGCACATATATTAGGTACAAATGAAAAAGATGTATACCATTTTAGGGAATATTACGATATTTTTCCATCATACAAAGCTATAAATGGTACACCATGCTATTACTCTACCTATAATAATACCAATAATTCATATACAACTACGAAAGGCGTGGATAAAATACTGGTAATAGGTTCTGGTCCAATACGCATAGGACAAGGGATAGAATTTGACTATTGCAGCGTCCATTGCGTAAAAGCATTAAAAAGACAGGGTATCAAGGCAATAATGGTAAACAATAATCCAGAAACGGTGAGCACTGATTTTGATACATCGGATACTCTTTTTTTTGAACCCCTTACCCCAGAATGTATAATAGATATCATCAATAAGGAACAATTAAAAGGTGTAATCGTGCAATTTGGGGGGCAAACTTCCATAAATCTTGCAAGGTATTTAAGCAATGCAGGTATAGATATATTAGGTACTAATGTGGATAATATGGATAAATCCGAAAACCGAGATAGATTTTTAAACCTTATGAAAGATTTAAATATACCAACCCCTGCAGGAGGCACAGCCTATCTACCTGAACACGCCATAGAAATCGCAGAAGAAATTGGATACCCTGTTATTATAAGACCATCCTATGTACTAGGCGGGAGAGCCATGGAGATCGTATATGATAAAAAAGAACTTTCATCATATTTAAAGGAAGCCGTTAGTTTGTCAAATGATCATCCAATATTGATAGATAAGTATATACTAGGCATGGAAGCTGAAATAGATGGGATATGTGATGGAACAAACGTATTAATAGCAGGCATAATAGAGCATATAGAAAGATCCGGCATACATTCTGGAGACAGCTTTGGCATATACCCTCCACAGCATATGTCAGAAAAAGCACAGAATCAAATAATAGAATATACCATTGCTATCGGGCGGGAGCTCAATATAAAAGGTCTATTTAATATACAATTCGTTATAGATAAAAACGATAATGTAATGGTAATAGAGGTAAACCCTAGAGCTAGTCGTACAGTGCCCATCTTAAGTAAATCTACAGGGCTCCCTATAGTGTCCATAGCTACAGATATAATACTTGGGAAAACTCTCAAAGAACTTGGATATGAAACAGGGTTGACCCCATATCCAAAGCTTGTCACAGTTAAAGCACCAGTCTTCTCCTTTTCAAAGCTATCTTCTGTAGACACTTATTTGGGACCTGAGATGAAATCCACTGGAGAAGTTATGGGATGCGATAAAACCTATGGCAAAGCACTATATAAAGCTATATTAGCTTCCGGCATGGATATGCCAAAGAAAGGTACAGTGCTTCTATCCATAGCAGACAAAGATAAGATAGATGTACTTCAAACAGCTACCATGCTTAAAAGCATGGGATTTAATATAGTCTCTACACCTAAAACATATGATTTCTTGCTAAATAGTGATATAAATACTAGCTTAATTACAAAGGCAAATGTGCCAGCAGCTATACAAAACGGAGAGATCCATATGGTGATAAACACACCTACCCGAGGAAAAAATCCGCAAAAGTTTGGATTTACCATAAGGCGGGAGGCGATAGAATATAATATTCCTTCTATCACATGCCTTGATACTGCAAATGCCCTGTTAAAAGCCCTTATTGAAAAAGATACAAGTGACTATAATGTTATACCCCTGAATCAATATAACAAGGAGTGA
- a CDS encoding PadR family transcriptional regulator gives MSIDKSLLTGSTTTLILKLLEEKDMYGYQMIETLAQKSDDTFNLKAGTLYPILHNLENNEIVESYEEEADNGRTRKYYHLTSKGKKLLQEKHQEWITYSSAVNRILNGGVSYATV, from the coding sequence ATGTCTATAGATAAGAGCCTGTTGACAGGTAGTACGACAACTTTGATTTTGAAGTTGCTTGAAGAAAAAGATATGTATGGGTATCAAATGATTGAAACTCTGGCACAAAAATCAGATGATACTTTCAACTTGAAAGCAGGTACACTTTATCCTATTTTACACAATCTTGAAAATAACGAAATTGTTGAATCTTACGAGGAAGAAGCGGATAACGGGCGAACAAGAAAATATTATCATCTTACTTCTAAGGGTAAAAAACTTTTACAAGAAAAACATCAAGAATGGATTACTTATTCTTCTGCGGTCAACAGAATTTTGAACGGAGGAGTAAGTTATGCAACCGTTTGA
- a CDS encoding VanZ family protein, with product MKKNIFRSIAGLLYLFSIIVFFTYVIMSVNPRIRISPVARLVLLCSCCLAIYFGSLLISKTIGAEQGKKVMKRTFSLFFVIYLILISTFTLFDSYFGRRGAVMAFKWNVETFGCYIRNSLNIIPFATIFGYISKLSSGQINTNIVITNIFGNLIAFGPFALFLPLLFKKINTFKKFFITILCIVVMVELLQFAMLTGSCDIDDVILNVGGACIFYWVFHIKPIHAFINKLAMITY from the coding sequence TTGAAGAAAAATATATTTAGAAGTATTGCTGGTTTACTGTATTTATTTTCAATTATAGTATTTTTTACTTATGTTATAATGTCTGTTAATCCAAGAATTCGCATTTCACCAGTTGCCCGATTGGTTTTGCTTTGTTCTTGCTGTTTAGCAATTTATTTTGGAAGTTTGCTAATATCAAAAACTATTGGTGCCGAGCAAGGTAAAAAAGTTATGAAAAGAACATTTTCACTGTTTTTTGTCATATATTTAATATTAATTTCAACCTTTACTTTATTTGATTCTTATTTTGGACGTAGGGGTGCAGTAATGGCTTTCAAATGGAATGTCGAAACTTTTGGATGTTATATTAGAAATTCACTGAATATTATTCCCTTTGCAACAATATTTGGATATATTTCAAAATTGTCATCAGGTCAGATAAACACTAATATAGTTATTACAAATATATTTGGAAATCTAATAGCATTTGGTCCATTCGCACTGTTTTTACCGTTGCTTTTTAAAAAAATAAATACATTTAAAAAATTTTTTATCACAATATTGTGCATTGTTGTAATGGTAGAACTATTGCAATTTGCTATGCTGACAGGCTCTTGTGATATTGATGATGTTATTTTGAATGTTGGTGGTGCTTGCATTTTCTATTGGGTGTTCCATATAAAACCAATCCATGCATTTATTAATAAATTAGCGATGATAACTTATTAA